The Falsibacillus albus genome has a window encoding:
- a CDS encoding glycosyltransferase: MMTLSLCMIVRNEEKVLGRCLDSIKGLVDEINIIDTGSTDGTKEVASKYTDRVFDFKWIDDFAAARNYSFSKATKDFIMWLDADDVMVEGDYDKFAALKVFLRDDVDAVSMPYILAQNEKGIVTQSVRRNRIVKRSNGFPWIGAVHEYLEVGGNIISSDIHVVHQSQKTGVSTRNLDIYEKMLADGREFTPRDLYYYANECVDHKLHERAIEYYQKFLDTGEGWVEDCISSCAKMADCYLALDDQDGAVDQILKSFKYDIPRADQCCRLGFIHLSREEYEKAVFWYEVAVNLDYEAAKAKGGFLNHNCYTWLPHLQLCVCYYRLGQIEKAIHHNQIAKAFDPTNRMVLYNEEYFQSLTEREE; the protein is encoded by the coding sequence ATGATGACGCTCAGTTTATGCATGATTGTGCGGAATGAGGAAAAGGTGTTGGGGAGATGCCTCGATTCGATAAAAGGTTTGGTGGATGAAATCAATATCATTGACACTGGCTCAACGGATGGAACGAAGGAAGTGGCTTCGAAATATACGGATCGGGTTTTTGATTTTAAGTGGATCGATGATTTTGCGGCTGCGCGGAATTATTCGTTCAGTAAAGCGACGAAGGATTTTATCATGTGGCTCGATGCGGATGATGTGATGGTGGAAGGGGATTATGATAAGTTTGCGGCCTTGAAGGTGTTTTTGCGGGACGATGTGGATGCGGTGTCGATGCCGTATATTTTGGCTCAGAATGAAAAAGGAATTGTCACACAAAGTGTCAGAAGGAACAGGATTGTGAAAAGGAGCAATGGATTTCCTTGGATTGGTGCTGTCCATGAATATTTAGAGGTAGGGGGCAATATCATCTCCAGTGATATTCATGTGGTTCATCAGAGCCAGAAAACTGGCGTCAGTACCCGCAATTTGGACATTTATGAAAAGATGCTTGCTGATGGAAGGGAGTTTACGCCGCGCGATTTGTACTATTATGCGAATGAATGTGTCGATCACAAGCTACATGAACGGGCCATTGAGTACTATCAAAAGTTTCTTGATACCGGGGAGGGATGGGTGGAGGATTGTATCAGTTCTTGTGCCAAAATGGCGGACTGCTACTTGGCGCTGGACGACCAGGATGGTGCGGTCGATCAGATTTTGAAGTCTTTTAAATATGATATTCCACGGGCAGACCAATGCTGCAGGCTTGGATTTATCCACTTATCAAGAGAAGAGTATGAAAAGGCTGTATTTTGGTATGAGGTCGCTGTGAATCTGGATTATGAAGCGGCAAAAGCAAAAGGGGGCTTCCTGAATCATAATTGTTATACGTGGCTGCCTCATTTGCAGCTGTGTGTCTGCTACTACCGCCTTGGGCAGATCGAAAAGGCGATACATCATAATCAAATCGCCAAAGCGTTCGACCCCACGAATCGGATGGTTTTATATAATGAGGAATATTTTCAGTCGTTGACAGAACGGGAGGAGTAA
- a CDS encoding glycosyltransferase, producing MPTSFYQAIPEIIEHVRMDGPASILDVGVGFGKYGVLLREVFDIPFERYEKKSWQLKIDGIEGFEGYKNPLHEHVYDQVIYGDVESVIDQMGSYDTILMIDVLEHFEKPKGLEIIRKLLAHANKSVIISTPLYPDPQGDYLGNSLETHKSRWNLIDLLSFDFTFKQVNIDENGALLFKIFPHEKKEEPPSQPLVKKLKIAYVLPHLNLTGGLKMLLHQMEHLRRRGHEIYAVYKGDPGTRAVPNWHPIEVDGEIIVPRHDGYKNYIEHCDIIVAGWYQQLPELMEMADKTLYWEQGHNWLFGDYPNLYEAQWIRQEMNTLYQSTITMASVSSTVSGILKARFQKDAEIIPNGVDTDFYFPLTEERREEVLTILLVGNPFLKFKGFDVALKALRHVRNLGHHFKVKWVCQHNPEIGHVPFSIEYVVHPSQEELRNHFQTAHIFLFTSMYEGFGMPPLEAMSCGIPVITTRCGGINEYADGDNCLQVEPGDHLGAAQAIISLLEDKGKRDELRRKGRNTALKFSLHEVIGKLEHFMYKMNHRIDETGTY from the coding sequence ATGCCTACGAGCTTTTACCAGGCCATACCGGAAATCATTGAACATGTCCGCATGGATGGACCGGCATCGATCTTGGATGTGGGAGTGGGATTTGGTAAATACGGTGTGCTTCTGAGGGAAGTATTTGATATTCCATTTGAGCGGTATGAGAAGAAAAGCTGGCAGCTGAAAATCGATGGCATAGAGGGATTCGAAGGGTACAAGAACCCGCTTCATGAGCACGTGTATGATCAAGTCATCTATGGCGATGTCGAATCCGTCATTGATCAAATGGGGAGCTATGACACCATTCTGATGATCGATGTGCTGGAGCACTTTGAGAAACCGAAGGGACTGGAAATCATTCGCAAACTGCTCGCTCATGCCAATAAATCGGTAATCATTTCAACTCCGTTATATCCCGACCCTCAGGGAGATTATTTGGGAAACTCACTTGAAACGCACAAAAGCAGGTGGAATCTAATCGATCTCCTGTCTTTCGATTTTACGTTTAAGCAAGTGAACATAGATGAAAATGGAGCGCTTCTATTTAAAATCTTTCCGCATGAAAAAAAGGAGGAACCTCCCTCGCAGCCTCTGGTGAAAAAACTGAAGATTGCTTACGTCCTTCCCCATCTGAATTTGACCGGCGGATTGAAAATGCTGCTTCACCAAATGGAACATTTAAGAAGGAGAGGACATGAAATTTATGCCGTCTATAAGGGAGATCCTGGAACAAGGGCCGTCCCGAACTGGCATCCAATCGAAGTGGATGGAGAAATCATCGTTCCACGCCATGACGGTTATAAAAATTACATTGAACACTGTGACATCATCGTTGCCGGCTGGTATCAGCAACTTCCTGAATTGATGGAAATGGCTGATAAAACCCTTTACTGGGAGCAGGGGCATAACTGGCTGTTTGGCGATTATCCAAACCTCTATGAAGCCCAGTGGATCAGGCAGGAAATGAACACTCTCTATCAATCTACGATCACGATGGCAAGTGTCTCCTCAACTGTTTCCGGTATTTTAAAAGCACGTTTTCAGAAGGACGCAGAAATTATCCCGAACGGGGTGGACACCGATTTTTATTTCCCTTTAACGGAGGAACGAAGGGAAGAGGTATTGACCATCCTCCTTGTGGGGAATCCATTTTTAAAGTTTAAAGGATTCGATGTGGCTCTAAAGGCGCTTCGCCATGTCAGGAATTTAGGGCATCACTTCAAAGTGAAGTGGGTATGCCAGCACAATCCCGAGATCGGGCATGTTCCATTTTCGATCGAGTATGTGGTTCATCCAAGCCAAGAAGAACTGAGGAACCACTTCCAAACGGCGCACATTTTCCTGTTCACTTCCATGTATGAAGGCTTTGGCATGCCGCCGTTGGAAGCCATGTCATGCGGCATTCCTGTCATTACGACAAGATGCGGCGGGATCAATGAATATGCAGACGGCGATAACTGTCTGCAAGTCGAACCAGGCGACCATTTGGGAGCGGCCCAGGCGATCATTTCCTTATTAGAAGACAAGGGAAAACGAGATGAGTTGAGGAGAAAAGGAAGGAATACAGCGTTAAAATTCAGTCTTCATGAGGTCATCGGAAAATTAGAGCATTTTATGTACAAGATGAATCATCGAATTGATGAAACAGGGACTTATTAA